GGGAGGTCGCGGACGCCCTCGGCGTCGAGGAGCGTGCGCTCACGACCGTCGCCGACGACCTCCCGCTCGCGTGGAGTTCGACCGGTCTCGCGTTCCTCGTCGTCCCCGTCGCGCGCCTCGACGACCTCGGGAACGCGACGCCCGATGCGGCGGCCGTCGAGGCGCTCTGCGAGTCGGTCGACGCGACGGGCGTCTACGCGTTCACCTTCGAGACGCTCGACCCCGACGCCGCGCTCCACGGGCGGATGTTCGCCCCGCTCGCGGGCGTCCCGGAGGACCCCGTGACGGGCACCGCGAGCGGGGCCGTCGGGGCGTACCTGCGGGAGTACGACGCCTTCGACGACCTGCCGGCGGAGATGGCGTTCGAGCAGGGTCACTTCGTGCAGCGCCCCGGCAGGGCGCTGGTGCGCGCCCGCGGCGAGATCCGCGTCGGCGGTCGCGCCGTGACCGCGCTCGACGGGACGCTCTCGATCCCCGACCCCGAGGAGGA
The Halomarina pelagica DNA segment above includes these coding regions:
- a CDS encoding PhzF family phenazine biosynthesis protein; the protein is METRRTLLVDAFTEEPLSGNAAGVVPDAEGLTADRMRAIARELHASETAFLTDSEEADRRIRYFTPETEVDLCGHATIASHALLHEEGVVDAGTHTLATNVGVLEIDVEADGTVWMTQAPPELHAVDAEYGEVADALGVEERALTTVADDLPLAWSSTGLAFLVVPVARLDDLGNATPDAAAVEALCESVDATGVYAFTFETLDPDAALHGRMFAPLAGVPEDPVTGTASGAVGAYLREYDAFDDLPAEMAFEQGHFVQRPGRALVRARGEIRVGGRAVTALDGTLSIPDPEEDDVIEA